Proteins from a genomic interval of Sphingobacterium sp. SYP-B4668:
- a CDS encoding bifunctional aldolase/short-chain dehydrogenase has protein sequence MELKTFQYVNYLWDEEKAKTIEGDEVALLLYRSNLLGSDLRITNYGGGNTSCKVIEKDPLTGEQTEVMWIKGSGGDIGTLQKSGLAALYVNRLRNLEHIYKGLDHEDEMVELFNHCIFDLQSKAPSIDTPLHGFLPFKHIDHLHPDAAIAIAAAADGERITQELFNGQIGWVGWQKPGFDLGLQLRECLNKNPGIKGIMLGSHGLFTWGDTAYECYINSLEVIEKCAEYLHQHEGKNRPVFGGQKVTPLSEDRRKSQAAALAPILRGFCSSERHMVGHFTDDARVLEYIDSYDLDRLAPLGTSCPDHFLRTKIQPLILNLDKEDDLTDVAGVKARLLPVYQEYRDMYKTYYETCKHPDSPAMRDANPVIILFPGVGMFSFAKDKQTARVASEFYINAINVMRGAEAVSSYTSLPRQEAFNIEYWLLEEAKLQRMPKPKALSGKIALITGSAGGIGKAIAKKFVAEGAVVVLNDVNKERLDSTFAEFVRLFGRDAVCTCLLDVTNEAQITSAMREASLSFGGVDIIVNNAGISISKTIEEHTEKDWDLLYDILAKGQFFVTQAAVKILKAQGIGGDVINIVSKNALVSGPNNAGYGSAKAAQLHLSRLNAAELGEAKIRVNVVNPDAVISDSNIWSGGWAEGRAKAYGITVEELPAYYAKRTLLNEIILPDDIANACFAFVGGLLNKSTGNVLNVDGGVAMAFVR, from the coding sequence ATGGAATTGAAAACATTTCAGTACGTCAACTATTTGTGGGACGAAGAAAAAGCTAAGACCATCGAGGGGGATGAAGTTGCCTTGTTGTTGTATCGGTCAAACTTACTAGGATCGGATCTGAGAATCACAAACTATGGCGGGGGTAATACCTCCTGTAAGGTGATTGAAAAGGATCCATTGACTGGTGAGCAGACAGAGGTGATGTGGATAAAAGGATCGGGTGGTGATATTGGCACGCTGCAGAAATCCGGATTAGCTGCGCTATACGTAAACCGTCTGCGAAACCTAGAGCATATTTATAAAGGTCTGGATCACGAGGACGAAATGGTTGAATTGTTCAATCATTGCATTTTTGATTTGCAATCTAAGGCACCTTCTATTGATACCCCCTTACACGGATTTTTACCGTTTAAGCATATTGATCACCTTCATCCTGATGCCGCTATTGCAATAGCGGCCGCTGCCGATGGTGAGCGCATAACACAGGAGCTGTTTAATGGTCAGATTGGTTGGGTCGGGTGGCAAAAGCCTGGGTTTGATTTGGGTTTGCAATTGCGTGAATGTTTGAATAAAAATCCAGGTATCAAAGGGATTATGCTCGGTTCACATGGCCTATTTACATGGGGAGATACGGCTTATGAATGCTATATTAATTCTTTGGAAGTCATCGAGAAATGCGCAGAATATCTGCATCAACATGAAGGAAAGAATAGACCCGTATTTGGTGGTCAGAAAGTCACTCCGCTTTCGGAGGATAGACGGAAATCACAGGCAGCAGCTTTGGCACCAATTTTAAGAGGCTTTTGTTCCAGTGAACGACACATGGTAGGACATTTTACAGATGATGCTCGTGTATTGGAATATATTGATTCATATGACTTGGACAGATTGGCGCCCCTCGGTACGAGTTGTCCAGATCATTTCTTGAGAACCAAGATTCAACCTTTGATATTAAATTTGGATAAAGAGGATGATTTGACAGATGTTGCGGGCGTTAAAGCTAGACTTTTGCCGGTCTATCAAGAGTATAGGGATATGTACAAAACGTACTATGAAACCTGTAAACATCCTGATAGCCCTGCTATGCGAGATGCCAATCCAGTTATTATCCTATTCCCAGGAGTCGGGATGTTCTCGTTCGCAAAAGATAAACAAACAGCCCGAGTTGCGTCCGAGTTTTACATTAATGCTATAAATGTAATGCGAGGAGCAGAAGCTGTCTCGTCATATACTTCCCTGCCAAGGCAAGAAGCTTTTAACATAGAGTATTGGTTGTTAGAAGAAGCCAAATTACAACGGATGCCTAAGCCGAAGGCGCTTTCAGGTAAGATTGCTCTGATTACAGGTAGTGCCGGTGGAATTGGAAAAGCCATTGCTAAAAAATTTGTAGCAGAAGGAGCAGTTGTAGTCCTGAATGACGTGAATAAGGAGCGACTCGATTCCACCTTTGCGGAGTTTGTAAGACTTTTTGGTCGGGATGCCGTATGCACATGTTTACTTGATGTCACCAACGAAGCGCAAATTACTTCGGCAATGCGTGAAGCCTCTTTATCTTTCGGTGGTGTAGATATCATCGTGAACAATGCGGGTATCTCGATATCGAAGACGATAGAAGAGCATACCGAAAAGGATTGGGATCTGTTATATGATATTTTGGCTAAAGGACAGTTTTTTGTAACGCAAGCCGCTGTTAAAATTTTAAAAGCACAGGGAATAGGAGGAGATGTTATTAATATCGTGAGTAAAAATGCCTTGGTAAGTGGACCTAATAACGCGGGTTATGGGAGTGCAAAGGCTGCTCAACTACATCTTAGTAGATTAAATGCCGCAGAACTAGGTGAAGCAAAAATACGGGTAAATGTCGTGAATCCTGATGCCGTTATCTCGGACAGCAATATCTGGTCTGGAGGCTGGGCTGAAGGACGGGCCAAGGCGTATGGTATTACAGTTGAAGAATTACCGGCTTACTATGCTAAACGAACATTATTAAACGAGATTATTTTGCCAGACGATATTGCAAACGCTTGTTTTGCCTTTGTTGGCGGACTGCTCAATAAGTCTACAGGCAATGTACTTAATGTAGACGGTGGAGTAGCGATGGCATTTGTTCGATAA
- the rhaT gene encoding L-rhamnose/proton symporter RhaT yields the protein MNAIAGVLFHFIGGFASGSFYVPYKKVKAWSWESMWILGGVFSWIIVPPIAAYITIPNFWNIIRDSDSNTLGYTFLFGLLWGIGGLTYGLGVRYLGVSLGSSIMLGLSMVFGSLMPAVYYFFNETIGKHGIDYFLSTGPGICVMIGLLICVVGIYLCGYAGMLKERGIKSQSEDLRPEYNFTLGIVVAIVSGILSACFNFGIEAGKPMAEIANNLWKSANPGQGEFLYQNNVTYVVILWGGFTTNFLWCLYLLMKNKTYTDYTKSSSPLAKNILLCALAGTTWYLQFFFYGMGESRLGNGASSWILHMAFIILISNAWGIALKEWKGVSKSTYRAIIAGIVTIILSICVVGLAKTLE from the coding sequence ATGAACGCAATAGCTGGAGTATTATTTCATTTTATCGGAGGATTCGCTTCCGGAAGTTTTTATGTACCGTATAAAAAGGTCAAAGCTTGGTCTTGGGAATCCATGTGGATACTGGGAGGTGTTTTTTCGTGGATTATTGTTCCGCCCATTGCAGCCTATATCACGATTCCTAACTTTTGGAATATTATAAGAGATAGTGATTCCAATACGCTTGGTTATACATTTCTTTTTGGACTATTGTGGGGTATAGGCGGATTGACCTATGGGTTGGGAGTCCGGTATCTCGGGGTATCTCTGGGAAGCAGTATTATGTTGGGGTTAAGTATGGTCTTTGGTTCCCTAATGCCCGCAGTCTATTACTTCTTTAATGAAACAATAGGAAAGCACGGAATAGATTATTTCTTATCAACCGGTCCCGGGATATGTGTGATGATTGGTCTTTTGATTTGTGTGGTTGGTATTTATCTATGTGGATATGCAGGTATGCTTAAGGAGAGAGGTATAAAAAGCCAATCTGAAGATCTACGGCCTGAGTATAACTTTACCTTAGGTATCGTGGTAGCTATTGTTTCTGGGATACTTAGTGCTTGTTTCAATTTTGGGATTGAGGCCGGAAAACCAATGGCAGAAATTGCAAATAATCTTTGGAAGTCAGCCAATCCAGGGCAGGGCGAATTTTTATATCAGAATAATGTGACCTATGTGGTCATCTTATGGGGGGGATTTACGACTAATTTTCTGTGGTGCTTATATCTCTTGATGAAGAATAAGACATATACGGATTACACTAAATCTTCTTCGCCTTTAGCCAAAAACATATTACTATGTGCTTTAGCAGGGACGACCTGGTACTTGCAGTTCTTTTTTTATGGAATGGGAGAGAGTCGTCTAGGTAATGGTGCCAGTTCATGGATATTACACATGGCTTTTATCATATTGATTTCCAATGCTTGGGGAATAGCATTGAAAGAATGGAAGGGAGTGAGTAAGTCCACCTATCGCGCAATTATAGCAGGTATAGTGACCATTATCCTATCTATTTGTGTCGTGGGATTAGCAAAAACATTAGAATAA
- a CDS encoding RagB/SusD family nutrient uptake outer membrane protein — protein sequence MKNKTILICLVYMMASFGTSCNKFLDRDPLGQIAQDKLFNSETNANAAVLGIYRTMMNSFSFGQSVIVVPEFSARHVSHSASFPEYENFSEHKIQAINPWISNMWQALYTTINAANQVIEEVPKMTEAMITEEKKNILVGEAKFIRALNYFFLVRAFNKVPLKLTYTKEGDNIDIQESDKEVLYEQVVKDLTDAIVSLPEENPNTGNAAKGRASHWAAKALLAKVYLYQASITNDYKKAADLANEVLTAGGFGLVTEFSTIWTTQNTSEAIFEIQFDDQVTNPLAAVANDNASVLFFAKESEILDIYAEQDKRKNFTVKKGNNDKYFMGKFPNFSPASQNVTAIRLAEIYLIHAEAQGRVDNGVSTAAYNSLKAVQDRAGVTVPINAYPNLEEFIVAVQEEKEKELMFEGETWFDFGRTKLALKKYESLTDERFLLYPIPSAQIGLGTGLTQNPGY from the coding sequence ATGAAAAATAAAACAATATTAATCTGCTTAGTCTACATGATGGCTTCTTTTGGGACATCATGTAATAAATTCTTAGATCGTGATCCTTTGGGACAAATTGCTCAAGATAAATTGTTCAATTCCGAGACAAATGCAAATGCGGCTGTTTTGGGGATATATCGGACTATGATGAATTCATTTTCCTTTGGTCAGTCTGTGATAGTCGTCCCTGAATTTTCAGCGAGACATGTAAGCCATTCAGCAAGCTTTCCTGAATACGAAAACTTCTCCGAACATAAAATACAAGCCATTAATCCATGGATTTCAAATATGTGGCAGGCGTTGTATACGACAATAAATGCGGCCAATCAAGTTATCGAGGAGGTTCCAAAAATGACGGAAGCGATGATTACTGAAGAGAAGAAGAATATACTTGTTGGCGAAGCTAAGTTTATTAGAGCGTTGAATTACTTTTTTCTCGTACGAGCTTTTAATAAAGTCCCTCTAAAACTTACTTATACCAAAGAAGGGGATAATATTGATATTCAAGAGTCTGATAAAGAAGTCCTCTATGAGCAAGTTGTCAAGGATTTAACAGATGCCATTGTATCACTTCCTGAAGAGAATCCCAATACGGGCAATGCAGCTAAAGGTCGTGCTTCTCATTGGGCGGCCAAAGCTTTACTGGCAAAGGTATATTTATATCAAGCTTCTATTACCAATGACTATAAAAAAGCAGCAGATTTGGCAAACGAAGTGCTGACAGCCGGCGGTTTTGGTTTAGTTACCGAATTTAGTACGATTTGGACTACACAAAACACAAGCGAAGCCATTTTCGAAATCCAGTTTGACGATCAAGTCACAAATCCGCTTGCCGCAGTAGCTAATGATAATGCAAGTGTACTATTTTTTGCTAAGGAGTCAGAAATTCTTGATATATACGCAGAGCAGGACAAACGAAAGAATTTCACTGTGAAAAAGGGCAATAACGATAAGTACTTTATGGGAAAGTTTCCTAATTTCTCGCCAGCCAGCCAAAATGTAACCGCTATTCGACTGGCAGAGATTTACTTAATCCACGCTGAAGCTCAGGGTCGAGTAGATAATGGTGTAAGCACAGCTGCTTACAACTCGTTGAAAGCCGTTCAGGACCGCGCTGGAGTTACGGTACCTATCAATGCGTATCCCAATCTGGAGGAATTTATCGTAGCGGTACAAGAAGAAAAAGAAAAGGAACTTATGTTTGAAGGTGAGACCTGGTTTGATTTCGGTAGGACCAAGCTCGCACTCAAAAAATATGAGAGTCTGACCGACGAAAGATTTCTTTTATATCCTATCCCGTCTGCACAAATAGGTTTGGGAACTGGACTTACACAAAATCCGGGCTATTGA